A window of the Fundulus heteroclitus isolate FHET01 unplaced genomic scaffold, MU-UCD_Fhet_4.1 scaffold_695, whole genome shotgun sequence genome harbors these coding sequences:
- the LOC105939206 gene encoding transmembrane protein 230, with translation MPARNIVSHDPPSGKVRYSRLATDDDGYIDLQFKRSPPKVPYKAIALASVLFLIGSILIVIGSLLLAGYFGVTNSDRTVPVLIIGIIVFLPGIYHLRIAYYASKGYPGYSYDDIPDFDD, from the exons atgcCAGCTCGGAATATTGTGTCCCACGATCCTCCCAGCGGCAAAGTGAGGTACTCCCGGTTAGCCACGGATGATGACGGCTACATTGATTTACAG TTCAAAAGGAGCCCACCCAAGGTCCCGTACAAAGCAATCGCCCTCGCCTCGGTGCTCTTTCTCATCGGCTCCATCTTAATCGTCATCGGCTCTCTTCTGTTGGCTGGATACTTTGGAGTTACC AATTCTGACCGAACAGTGCCTGTCCTGATCATCGGCATCATCGTCTTCCTGCCCGGTATTTACCACTTACGGATAGCTTACTACGCATCAAAGGGCTATCCAGGGTACTCCTATGATGACATCCCAGACTTTGATGACTGA